In a genomic window of Niallia taxi:
- a CDS encoding amino acid permease produces MSQLFRRKSVNVMISQSQNKTLSRSMGIMDLIFLGVGCVIGTGIFVVTGVVAAESAGPAIILSFVLAGIACALAAFCYAEFSSAVPLSGSVYTYTYATLGELFAFLIGWDLMMEYVLAIAAVATGWSAYFQSLIAGFNINLPASITSAPGVGKGGLVDLPAMLIILAITALVSKGVKESIKFNNIMVFVKLAVILLFIIVGVWYVKPDNWTPFMPFGFNGVITGAATVFFAYIGFDVIATASEEVKNPGKTMPIGIIGSLAICTVLYIAVSAVLTGMIPFTQLGVGAPVSLALESVGQDAIAGIISIGAVMGITTVILALIYAQVRLSYAMSRDGLLPKMLSSVNNKTKTPFKNTWLTGIIAACIAGFVDLSTLAHLVNMGTLAAFTLISIAIIVLRKKFPELKGSFRVPFVPALPIISALLCIGLAISLPGITWIAFVIWLAVGTVIYFVFSRKNSKLNN; encoded by the coding sequence TTGAGTCAACTTTTTCGTAGAAAATCTGTGAATGTGATGATTTCGCAATCTCAAAATAAAACGCTGAGCCGATCGATGGGTATTATGGATCTCATCTTTTTGGGTGTCGGCTGTGTAATTGGTACAGGTATTTTCGTTGTAACAGGAGTTGTAGCAGCGGAAAGTGCAGGTCCAGCCATTATTCTTTCCTTTGTACTTGCAGGTATCGCTTGTGCACTTGCAGCATTTTGTTATGCAGAATTTTCGTCTGCAGTACCGCTGTCGGGTAGTGTGTACACATACACTTATGCAACACTAGGTGAGTTATTTGCCTTTTTAATTGGCTGGGATTTGATGATGGAATATGTTCTCGCCATAGCAGCAGTTGCAACAGGCTGGTCAGCTTACTTCCAGTCCTTGATCGCAGGCTTTAATATTAACTTGCCAGCAAGCATTACGTCAGCTCCAGGAGTAGGTAAAGGTGGGCTTGTCGACCTTCCGGCGATGCTTATTATTTTAGCCATCACTGCATTGGTCTCAAAAGGTGTAAAAGAAAGTATTAAGTTCAACAATATTATGGTTTTCGTTAAACTAGCAGTTATCCTATTATTCATTATTGTCGGTGTTTGGTATGTGAAGCCAGATAACTGGACTCCATTCATGCCATTTGGTTTCAATGGGGTAATTACCGGAGCGGCAACTGTTTTCTTTGCATATATCGGCTTTGATGTTATCGCAACAGCTTCTGAAGAAGTGAAAAACCCAGGCAAAACAATGCCTATTGGTATTATCGGGTCACTGGCAATTTGTACAGTATTATATATTGCGGTATCAGCTGTCTTAACTGGAATGATTCCATTCACACAACTTGGTGTAGGAGCGCCAGTGTCACTTGCATTAGAATCAGTAGGACAAGATGCGATTGCAGGGATTATATCGATTGGGGCAGTAATGGGGATTACAACAGTTATTCTAGCGTTGATTTACGCACAAGTGCGTTTAAGCTATGCAATGAGCCGTGATGGTCTTCTTCCGAAGATGCTTTCTTCTGTAAACAATAAGACAAAAACACCATTCAAAAATACATGGCTGACAGGAATTATTGCTGCATGTATCGCTGGTTTTGTAGATTTGTCTACACTGGCTCATTTAGTAAACATGGGGACATTGGCAGCCTTTACGTTAATTTCAATCGCGATTATTGTATTGCGTAAAAAATTCCCTGAGCTTAAAGGTTCCTTCCGGGTACCATTCGTACCTGCATTGCCAATCATCAGTGCCCTTCTTTGTATTGGTTTAGCAATCAGCTTGCCAGGAATTACTTGGATTGCTTTTGTTATTTGGCTGGCAGTTGGAACGGTCATTTACTTCGTATTTTCAAGGAAAAATAGTAAATTGAATAATTAA
- a CDS encoding GNAT family N-acetyltransferase has product MIVREIEHQDNETIAAIIRHSLESVGLNIKGTAYFDPSLDNLTSYYNSLESAAYWVAIHDGEVVGGIGIAPFNEESRTCELQKLYLSSKAQGKGYANLLMETALDFAAKHYNNCYLETRQQLKAACALYEKFEFELLAKPLDGSEHSAMDAWYIKKLN; this is encoded by the coding sequence ATGATTGTTAGAGAGATAGAACATCAAGACAATGAAACAATAGCTGCCATCATCCGTCATTCACTTGAGTCTGTCGGTTTAAATATTAAAGGCACTGCTTATTTTGATCCATCTTTAGATAATTTGACCTCTTACTACAATTCGTTGGAATCTGCTGCCTACTGGGTGGCAATACATGATGGTGAAGTGGTCGGCGGCATAGGAATAGCCCCTTTCAATGAAGAAAGCAGGACCTGTGAATTACAAAAGCTGTATTTAAGCTCTAAAGCCCAAGGAAAAGGCTATGCTAACCTTCTGATGGAAACTGCCTTGGACTTTGCTGCAAAGCATTATAATAATTGCTATTTGGAGACACGCCAACAATTAAAGGCTGCGTGTGCTCTCTATGAAAAGTTTGAATTTGAGCTATTAGCGAAGCCATTAGATGGGTCAGAGCACTCAGCGATGGATGCATGGTACATAAAGAAGCTTAATTAG
- a CDS encoding sensor domain-containing protein: MHEALYTLFLAIICGFIISIIPYIGLLSIRAMELSKVSLLLTFKNTVYTILFCFVSFLLLSTIGKVAVKPSRYNTNKKKGIIPYLVLSVVVAAFILLYIVYLLDRVYSIPLYLNNINVFYSVTLLTTSIYNIARIIEHLHIDQLMINRGITYTKSSIFFTVFSISFGSTIYMFIQSLFQAAGFSIVMVSIISLLVLFIITINYIENQMIYQNGTVENQNMKLKINEQQFRSLFQYNPDAIFILDLEGNFKEVNPSALTLTGYTLREVLQLKITDLVLKEETEGLTAFLHEVIKGSSICFETFIYTKDAQRVNLNITATQIKIDDSITGIYVIAQDVTEQNQVQDKVNFLAYHDELTGLLNRRGIYGQVDEQINKGTNFATILIDVDMFKDINDHLGHAAGDTLLSLIAKRFQNTIKDRGLIGRLGGDEFLICFTEMKSSAEVKCLIKDIQTDMKRPFKIAGVQKEITLSIGVSYYPNDGDDCETLIKHADMAMYAAKKAGRNNYSEYESCLEHDMLSKITMYEEIKNSIQEEQFELYYQPKHSVKDENIVGVEALIRWPHPEKGFISPGEFIPLAEDTDLIIPLGNWVIRKAFRQYREWNTISPIDLHLSINISPKQFIDDNFIPFLLRSVKEFSVSPKKIDLEITESLAIENTELTLEKINQLKKIGFKITMDDFGTGYTSLTYLSKFPLDRIKIDQSFIRDITSNKNHAAIVQSLVSVAKNLDIKVTAEGVETKDQLLYLQEWDCDEIQGYYYSKPIPSNSFVEYHHKKMKRYLMT, translated from the coding sequence ATGCATGAAGCATTATATACTTTATTTTTAGCTATTATATGTGGTTTTATCATTTCTATTATTCCTTATATAGGTCTATTAAGTATAAGAGCTATGGAATTGTCGAAAGTAAGTTTACTGCTTACTTTTAAAAATACTGTATATACAATTTTATTCTGTTTTGTAAGTTTTTTGCTGCTGAGTACTATTGGAAAGGTTGCGGTTAAGCCATCTAGGTATAATACAAACAAAAAGAAGGGGATTATTCCTTATTTAGTATTGAGTGTTGTGGTTGCTGCATTTATCTTACTTTATATTGTTTATTTATTAGATAGAGTTTACTCCATTCCTTTATATTTAAATAATATTAATGTTTTTTATTCTGTTACACTTTTAACAACCTCTATTTATAATATAGCGCGAATTATTGAGCATCTTCATATAGATCAATTAATGATTAATAGGGGAATAACTTATACGAAGAGTTCCATTTTCTTTACGGTATTCAGTATTTCTTTTGGTTCAACCATCTACATGTTTATACAAAGTTTATTCCAAGCTGCAGGTTTCTCTATCGTTATGGTCTCTATTATCAGTTTACTTGTATTATTTATCATAACGATTAATTATATTGAAAACCAAATGATTTATCAGAATGGTACAGTAGAGAATCAAAATATGAAACTTAAAATAAATGAACAGCAATTCAGATCATTATTTCAGTATAATCCGGATGCGATTTTTATTTTAGATTTGGAAGGGAATTTCAAAGAAGTAAATCCTTCTGCTTTAACGTTAACTGGTTACACATTAAGAGAGGTTCTCCAGCTGAAAATAACAGACCTTGTGTTAAAAGAAGAAACGGAAGGATTAACGGCATTTCTTCATGAGGTTATAAAAGGAAGCAGTATCTGCTTTGAGACCTTTATCTACACTAAAGATGCTCAACGTGTAAATCTCAATATTACAGCAACACAGATTAAAATAGATGATTCTATCACAGGTATATATGTCATTGCCCAGGATGTAACAGAACAAAATCAAGTGCAAGATAAGGTAAACTTCTTAGCGTATCACGATGAGCTTACAGGACTGTTGAATCGTCGTGGGATTTATGGACAGGTAGATGAGCAAATAAATAAGGGGACTAATTTTGCGACAATTTTAATTGATGTTGATATGTTCAAGGACATTAATGACCATCTTGGTCATGCAGCTGGGGATACATTGCTTAGCCTTATTGCAAAAAGGTTCCAAAATACCATTAAGGATAGAGGGTTAATTGGAAGACTTGGTGGAGATGAATTTCTAATCTGCTTTACTGAGATGAAAAGCTCAGCAGAAGTTAAATGTTTGATAAAAGATATTCAAACAGATATGAAGCGCCCCTTTAAAATAGCAGGTGTGCAAAAAGAAATCACACTGAGTATCGGTGTTTCTTATTACCCAAATGATGGCGACGATTGTGAAACGTTAATAAAGCATGCCGATATGGCGATGTATGCTGCCAAAAAAGCTGGACGGAATAACTATTCAGAATATGAATCATGCTTAGAGCATGATATGCTTTCGAAAATTACGATGTACGAAGAAATCAAAAATTCTATACAGGAGGAACAGTTTGAACTCTATTATCAACCTAAACACAGTGTAAAAGATGAGAATATTGTTGGTGTTGAGGCTCTTATACGTTGGCCGCATCCCGAAAAGGGATTTATCAGCCCTGGAGAATTTATACCTTTAGCAGAGGATACAGATTTAATTATTCCGTTAGGTAACTGGGTAATTAGAAAAGCCTTTAGACAGTATAGAGAGTGGAATACAATTTCTCCAATTGACTTGCACTTGTCAATAAACATTTCACCAAAACAGTTTATTGACGATAATTTTATCCCGTTTTTATTAAGAAGCGTAAAAGAGTTTTCCGTTTCACCAAAAAAAATAGATTTAGAGATAACTGAAAGTTTAGCTATTGAAAATACCGAATTAACATTAGAAAAAATCAATCAATTAAAAAAGATTGGTTTTAAAATTACTATGGATGATTTTGGTACCGGATATACGTCATTAACGTACTTATCTAAATTTCCATTGGATAGAATTAAAATAGATCAATCCTTTATTAGAGATATTACAAGCAATAAGAACCATGCTGCTATCGTTCAATCATTAGTATCAGTTGCTAAGAATCTTGATATCAAAGTAACCGCAGAAGGTGTTGAAACAAAGGATCAACTACTGTATTTGCAAGAATGGGATTGTGATGAAATTCAAGGATATTATTATAGTAAACCAATACCTTCTAATTCTTTCGTTGAATATCATCATAAAAAAATGAAAAGGTACTTAATGACATAA
- a CDS encoding glycoside hydrolase family 1 protein yields MNKIQFPKDFLWGTASSGPQSEGYKHKTNDSIWDYWYKKEPERFYNQVGPEMTSNVYEQYTEDVSIMKELNLNSFRTSIQWSRLIKDFETGEVDQEAAQFYNRYIDEMIANGIEPMMNLFHFDMPYELEQKYGGFKSRHVVDLYVKFAEAAFALFGDRVKYWISFNEPVAYTKGAYWHNLIYPNEMSMQSYVQANYHILLAHSLIVSAYRKGNYSGEFGIVVDLLPPIPRSENPADVEAGRIADLFINLIFMDPCVRGEYDQDYLNILKKHDCMFHYHIEDLEAIKENTVDFIGINYYQPMRVKARDSMPNPFSPFTPEWYYDPYEMPNRRMNEYRGWEIYPKALYDIAMRVKNEYGNIKWYVSENGMGVQGEERFKNKDGFIEDDYRIDFIKEHLGWLAKAIDEGSNCFGYHLWTFVDNWSWTNAYKNRYGLVSLNLDNTERTIKKSGNWIKEAIKNNDFS; encoded by the coding sequence ATGAATAAAATACAATTTCCGAAAGATTTTTTATGGGGAACTGCTTCAAGTGGTCCTCAAAGTGAAGGATATAAACATAAGACAAATGACTCTATATGGGATTATTGGTATAAAAAAGAACCAGAAAGGTTTTACAACCAGGTTGGGCCGGAAATGACTTCCAATGTGTACGAACAATATACGGAGGATGTAAGCATAATGAAAGAGCTAAACCTGAATTCCTTCCGTACGTCAATTCAATGGTCGAGGTTAATTAAGGACTTTGAAACAGGTGAAGTCGATCAAGAGGCTGCTCAATTTTACAACCGTTATATTGACGAAATGATTGCAAATGGCATTGAACCGATGATGAATCTGTTTCATTTCGACATGCCATATGAGCTGGAACAAAAGTACGGTGGTTTCAAAAGCAGACATGTTGTGGATCTGTATGTAAAGTTTGCAGAGGCAGCGTTTGCGTTGTTTGGGGATCGCGTTAAGTATTGGATTTCTTTTAATGAACCTGTAGCTTATACAAAGGGAGCGTATTGGCATAATCTTATTTATCCAAATGAAATGAGTATGCAATCATATGTTCAAGCAAACTATCATATATTGCTTGCCCATTCATTAATTGTAAGCGCATACCGTAAGGGTAACTATAGTGGTGAATTTGGTATTGTTGTTGATTTGCTGCCACCAATACCTCGAAGTGAAAACCCTGCAGACGTGGAAGCAGGCAGGATTGCTGATTTGTTTATTAACTTAATTTTTATGGATCCATGTGTAAGAGGGGAATATGATCAAGATTATTTGAACATCTTGAAAAAGCATGACTGTATGTTTCATTATCATATAGAGGATTTAGAGGCAATTAAAGAAAATACAGTAGACTTTATCGGCATCAATTACTATCAGCCGATGCGCGTTAAAGCTAGGGATAGTATGCCGAACCCATTTTCACCCTTCACACCAGAATGGTATTATGATCCATATGAAATGCCGAACAGAAGAATGAATGAATATAGAGGTTGGGAAATATATCCGAAAGCCTTATACGATATTGCCATGCGTGTGAAAAATGAATATGGCAATATTAAGTGGTATGTTTCGGAAAACGGCATGGGTGTGCAAGGTGAGGAAAGATTTAAAAACAAGGATGGCTTCATTGAAGATGATTATCGAATTGATTTCATCAAGGAGCATTTGGGATGGCTGGCAAAGGCTATTGATGAAGGATCTAATTGCTTTGGCTATCACCTATGGACATTTGTCGATAACTGGTCATGGACGAATGCTTATAAAAACAGATATGGTCTTGTATCATTAAATCTTGATAATACGGAGAGAACGATTAAAAAGTCTGGTAACTGGATAAAAGAAGCTATAAAAAACAATGATTTCTCTTAA
- a CDS encoding MurR/RpiR family transcriptional regulator: MSIKVNLAEFSEIEKQAYEFMVKHPDKVIQLSADTLAKEMFVSKPTIFRVCKKLGFTGIVEYKHFLIKSKQEKMKELNPTLQMVELLLKEFDNDFTPGNITVFEQSNIVILYATQASTIAASFLSRQLTNLGYFTRIVEDEYEFIQVAETIPDKSIIIAISNTGENHLLTQHLLKVTNKVPIFAITKKNSSLARIADYGLFHNLDIKTASKTVDRENQLPLMILIHELVERLWSSMQERNLPRGDYDE; the protein is encoded by the coding sequence TTGTCTATCAAAGTGAACTTAGCAGAGTTTAGCGAAATTGAAAAACAGGCCTATGAATTTATGGTCAAGCATCCAGACAAAGTGATCCAGCTTTCAGCAGATACTTTAGCAAAAGAGATGTTTGTCAGCAAACCGACAATATTTAGGGTGTGCAAAAAATTAGGATTTACTGGCATTGTGGAATATAAGCATTTTTTGATAAAAAGCAAACAAGAAAAAATGAAGGAGTTGAATCCTACCTTGCAAATGGTCGAACTGCTTCTTAAGGAATTTGACAATGATTTCACTCCTGGAAACATTACAGTATTTGAGCAGTCAAACATAGTGATTTTATATGCAACACAAGCAAGTACGATTGCGGCAAGCTTTCTGTCGAGACAGCTTACTAATCTAGGGTATTTTACAAGAATTGTTGAAGATGAATATGAATTTATCCAAGTTGCAGAAACGATTCCTGACAAATCAATTATTATTGCCATAAGCAATACAGGCGAAAATCATCTGCTTACACAGCATTTGTTAAAGGTCACTAATAAGGTCCCAATCTTTGCGATAACAAAAAAGAATTCATCTCTGGCAAGAATTGCAGATTATGGTCTTTTTCATAATCTTGATATTAAAACGGCATCAAAAACGGTTGATAGGGAGAACCAGCTGCCATTAATGATTCTTATTCATGAGCTTGTTGAAAGATTATGGTCATCAATGCAGGAAAGAAATTTACCAAGGGGAGATTATGATGAATAA
- a CDS encoding PTS sugar transporter subunit IIC — protein sequence MMNNLLSKLESKLVPLATRISSNKPLNAIKDSMITIMPFLIVGSLFLLVAYLPIPGYSEWMIGIFGEKFQSTLTKVTDATFGIIGLFTLINVAYQYAKQLDMEPIFPIMSSVMSFIILTTVTDGSFGLEWLGTKGMFVSILIALVATRLYKKFYEFGIGPKMPEGVPPGVIRSFSSLIPVGLIAAIVLASQIGFSFTPYKDIHQFIYHIVQMPLLGLGDSLISIIIAEVIGQLLWFFGLHGNAIVNAIMDPIWLGLSAENLNAFQQGHELPHIITKQFKEIYMQIGGSGSTIALALCMTLFSKSKHLKTLGLLALPASIFNINEPIIFGLSIVLNPIMFIPWLIMTPISAVISFTAMSTGLVSATSGVIIPWTTPLFISGYLVSGVSGMVLQIVLLLVGFLIYMPFFKLLDKQLLARELEEANGSGGLKMFK from the coding sequence ATGATGAATAATTTGCTTTCCAAACTAGAAAGTAAACTAGTTCCACTAGCAACGAGAATTAGCAGCAATAAGCCTTTAAATGCCATAAAGGATTCAATGATAACAATCATGCCATTTTTGATTGTCGGTTCCTTATTCCTCTTGGTTGCTTATTTGCCTATTCCTGGATATAGTGAATGGATGATTGGCATATTCGGGGAAAAATTCCAATCAACATTAACGAAGGTAACAGATGCTACATTTGGTATTATAGGTCTTTTTACGCTTATTAATGTTGCATATCAATATGCAAAACAACTGGACATGGAACCGATTTTTCCAATTATGTCCTCAGTTATGTCCTTTATTATTTTAACAACTGTGACAGATGGAAGCTTTGGATTGGAATGGCTAGGAACAAAAGGTATGTTTGTTTCAATTTTAATTGCACTAGTTGCAACTCGTTTATATAAGAAATTTTACGAGTTTGGTATCGGGCCAAAAATGCCTGAAGGAGTTCCGCCAGGCGTTATCAGATCATTTTCATCCTTAATTCCTGTAGGGCTGATTGCTGCGATTGTTCTTGCATCGCAAATTGGATTCAGCTTTACACCATACAAGGATATTCATCAATTTATATACCATATTGTACAAATGCCGTTATTAGGTTTAGGAGATAGTCTTATTTCCATTATTATCGCTGAGGTAATCGGCCAGCTGCTTTGGTTCTTCGGACTTCATGGTAATGCAATTGTAAACGCTATTATGGATCCGATTTGGCTTGGTTTATCTGCAGAGAACTTGAACGCTTTCCAGCAAGGACATGAATTGCCTCATATCATCACGAAGCAGTTTAAAGAGATATACATGCAAATAGGTGGCTCTGGTTCTACCATTGCATTAGCATTGTGTATGACACTATTTTCCAAATCAAAGCATTTAAAAACACTTGGTTTGCTTGCATTGCCTGCCAGCATCTTTAATATCAATGAGCCAATCATCTTTGGTTTATCTATTGTATTGAACCCAATCATGTTTATCCCTTGGTTGATTATGACACCAATCTCTGCTGTTATTTCATTCACTGCAATGAGCACAGGGCTTGTATCAGCAACAAGCGGTGTCATCATCCCATGGACTACACCATTGTTCATCAGTGGTTACTTAGTTTCGGGTGTAAGTGGAATGGTTCTGCAAATTGTCCTGCTTCTTGTTGGCTTCCTAATCTACATGCCATTCTTCAAGCTGCTGGATAAACAGCTGTTGGCTCGAGAGCTGGAGGAGGCTAATGGTTCCGGGGGCTTAAAAATGTTTAAGTAA
- a CDS encoding ABC transporter substrate-binding protein produces the protein MNKQLLMVFTAMLLLILAACGQTSSTDSKASDTKTEKDEPKIASLSIHLTNDLLALGITPVGSVVGGELNDFLPHVKNRLKNSTKLGPAKDPDMEAVIALDPSVIYIDEGISGEDISKFKDIAPTESFNLDEGTWRDHLKAIGKLVDRTQEAEDFIADYESLTSEVKTLATDELGENSKVMAIRVTAKELRVFTTKRPLGPILFDDLGFKPAAGIEELDSTQPYEVISQEVLPDFDADAIFVVVNSDDKAQTAFKQLEESPIYQGLNAVKNKHVYVVSDQPWLDYSALGNKLAMEEAKKLFSK, from the coding sequence ATGAACAAGCAACTACTTATGGTATTCACAGCAATGCTGTTATTAATTCTTGCTGCTTGCGGACAAACATCCTCAACTGACAGTAAGGCAAGTGACACTAAAACAGAAAAAGACGAACCAAAAATCGCGTCTCTTTCAATCCATCTTACAAATGACCTCCTTGCATTAGGAATAACTCCTGTCGGCTCTGTTGTCGGCGGTGAGCTAAATGATTTTCTTCCACATGTTAAGAATCGATTAAAGAATTCAACAAAGCTTGGTCCTGCAAAAGACCCTGATATGGAAGCAGTTATCGCCTTAGATCCTTCTGTCATATATATTGATGAAGGAATTTCAGGGGAGGATATTTCAAAATTCAAAGACATTGCTCCAACAGAAAGCTTTAACCTTGATGAGGGAACTTGGCGCGATCATTTGAAGGCAATCGGCAAGCTCGTCGACCGCACCCAGGAAGCGGAAGATTTCATTGCAGACTATGAAAGCCTGACAAGTGAAGTGAAAACATTGGCTACTGATGAACTTGGGGAAAACAGTAAAGTTATGGCTATCCGTGTAACTGCTAAAGAGCTTCGTGTATTTACGACAAAACGTCCACTTGGCCCAATACTATTTGATGATTTAGGATTTAAGCCAGCAGCAGGAATAGAAGAATTAGATTCCACACAGCCATATGAAGTCATTTCCCAGGAAGTTTTACCTGATTTCGATGCTGATGCTATTTTTGTCGTTGTAAACAGTGACGACAAAGCCCAAACAGCCTTCAAGCAGCTCGAAGAATCCCCAATTTATCAAGGTTTAAATGCTGTCAAAAACAAGCATGTTTATGTTGTTTCCGATCAGCCTTGGCTTGACTACTCAGCACTCGGTAACAAGCTTGCAATGGAGGAAGCTAAGAAGCTGTTTTCGAAGTAA
- a CDS encoding FecCD family ABC transporter permease: protein MKANLRSSKTLTVALALVLINVIVILISLNTGSLRIAPLEVVRTLLGFGDNKSSLVLFDYRLPRIIITMLAGIGLGISGAILQGVSRNPLADPGVIGLHAGASFGLIMFVTYFHSLNDKAALLIPLFTFIGGCLTAFIIILLTYDRYKGILPIRLILVGIAIAACFNAITLFLSLRLDEDTYTFASRWLVGNVWGRDWIHVIALLPWIVILTPIGILQSRKLDALSFGDSTAVGLGVSVLRTRLSMLAIAVALSSASVAMVGGIGFIGLVAPHLARRLVGPRHQHFLPVAGLLGMVILVLSDTVGRSIFQPNAIPAGIVVAAIGGPYFLYLLTKTK from the coding sequence ATGAAAGCAAACTTACGCAGCTCTAAAACCCTTACAGTCGCTCTCGCGTTAGTTCTTATAAATGTTATCGTCATTTTAATCAGTTTGAATACAGGCTCACTGCGGATTGCACCACTTGAAGTAGTGCGAACTTTGCTTGGGTTTGGTGATAACAAATCCTCACTTGTGCTGTTTGACTATCGCCTGCCTCGCATCATCATTACAATGTTGGCAGGCATAGGTCTTGGTATATCAGGTGCAATTCTGCAGGGCGTATCAAGGAATCCATTGGCAGACCCAGGCGTTATCGGATTACATGCAGGTGCTTCATTTGGGCTAATCATGTTTGTCACCTATTTTCATTCCTTGAACGATAAAGCCGCATTGCTTATTCCATTATTCACTTTTATTGGTGGATGCTTGACGGCATTTATCATCATCTTACTTACATATGATCGCTATAAAGGGATACTGCCAATTCGACTCATCCTTGTCGGGATTGCGATAGCAGCCTGCTTTAATGCTATCACCTTGTTTCTGTCCCTGCGTCTTGATGAGGATACATACACATTTGCATCAAGGTGGCTAGTCGGCAATGTTTGGGGCAGGGATTGGATACATGTTATCGCACTACTACCATGGATTGTTATATTGACCCCTATAGGCATTCTGCAATCACGAAAGCTAGATGCTTTATCTTTTGGAGACAGTACGGCGGTGGGGCTCGGTGTTTCTGTGCTCCGCACTCGCTTGAGCATGCTAGCAATTGCTGTTGCCTTATCCAGTGCAAGTGTAGCAATGGTTGGAGGGATTGGCTTTATAGGGCTCGTGGCCCCCCATCTTGCACGCCGTTTAGTCGGACCTAGACATCAGCATTTTCTTCCTGTCGCAGGGCTTCTCGGTATGGTCATACTTGTCTTATCGGATACTGTTGGGCGTTCGATCTTTCAACCAAATGCGATACCAGCTGGGATTGTTGTAGCAGCGATAGGCGGACCTTATTTTCTTTACTTATTAACAAAAACAAAATAA
- a CDS encoding FecCD family ABC transporter permease: protein MLQTPHLKHLNNRLHNMWRLLLFIFFLAGLIVTLVTAVSFGAKDITFHHVWTAIFNYDSSLTEQQIIYELRLPRVIGAAIVGAAFAVAGALMQGVTRNPLADAGVLGINAGAMFVVTLCFAFVPSISYSLLMVFSFIGAALSTLLIFIMGASVPGGLTPMRLTVSGAVIAALLHSLSAGIAIYFDLSQDLAFWYAGGVAGIKWDQLKVLVPVIVLTIIWAVSMGRSISLIAIGEETAMNLGIKVNLIKLLSIIAAVILAGVSVSAVGSIGFIGLVIPHIARKLVGSDYSFIIPMSALLGAILLMLADLGARTVNPPRELAIGIIVAAVGVPFFLYTARKVGRDL from the coding sequence ATGTTGCAAACCCCTCATCTAAAACATTTAAATAATCGTTTACACAACATGTGGAGGCTACTATTATTCATTTTCTTCCTAGCTGGATTAATTGTTACATTAGTAACAGCAGTTTCTTTCGGAGCAAAGGATATCACCTTTCATCATGTTTGGACAGCGATTTTCAACTATGATTCCTCACTTACTGAACAGCAAATCATTTATGAACTGCGACTACCGAGAGTGATTGGTGCTGCCATTGTCGGAGCTGCTTTTGCTGTTGCCGGAGCACTTATGCAAGGCGTAACACGTAATCCTTTAGCAGATGCAGGGGTACTTGGCATTAACGCAGGAGCGATGTTTGTTGTAACTCTATGCTTTGCCTTTGTTCCGAGCATCTCCTACTCGCTATTAATGGTATTTTCCTTTATTGGGGCTGCCCTTAGTACACTATTAATCTTTATAATGGGTGCTTCTGTTCCTGGCGGCCTGACCCCAATGAGATTAACCGTATCAGGAGCAGTGATTGCTGCTCTATTGCACTCTTTAAGTGCAGGCATCGCGATATACTTCGATTTAAGCCAAGATCTTGCCTTTTGGTATGCAGGAGGGGTTGCAGGCATTAAATGGGACCAATTGAAGGTGCTAGTTCCTGTGATTGTGCTCACAATTATATGGGCTGTTAGCATGGGACGCTCTATATCCCTTATTGCAATAGGTGAAGAAACCGCCATGAATCTCGGCATAAAAGTGAATCTGATTAAACTCCTATCCATCATTGCCGCAGTCATTTTGGCAGGCGTATCTGTGTCGGCTGTCGGTTCTATCGGATTTATCGGACTAGTTATTCCACATATTGCTCGCAAGCTTGTAGGCTCTGACTATAGTTTTATCATTCCAATGTCAGCCTTGCTAGGGGCAATTCTCTTAATGCTTGCCGATTTAGGAGCACGTACTGTTAATCCTCCGCGAGAATTGGCAATAGGGATAATAGTCGCTGCAGTAGGTGTTCCTTTCTTTCTTTATACAGCACGTAAGGTTGGGAGGGATTTATAG